The Amblyomma americanum isolate KBUSLIRL-KWMA chromosome 11, ASM5285725v1, whole genome shotgun sequence genome includes the window AGacagaataaacaaaaaaatgaagcaaacattgaaaaaaaaaaatggggcaaaAGCAGTGCCCTTGACAGCATCTAGCCAGATATGATGAAATGAAGGGATGCAAAGGTAATGCCGATCTTTCCCTGCAGTATCTCTATTCACCTTGTTTCATGCATTTTCGGCTCCAATTTAAAATTAGAATTTCTCCTTTAACAAGAAATTCAATTCCCAAATTTATTATTGAAGCACAAGATCACTCCGCACCATAATCTCTAGAAATTATGAACAAGATAGTTAAAAATTTGGACGATGCTTAAGCTTCCACTTGAAGAGTGAGAAGTGAAAGCGTGGTGTCGCAGCAccactgccaaggagtccacggcgCCAATGCCCCTTCAGCCCAATGGGAGGCATGGCcctttggacaatttaaggaaaggacgcctgtctcacctGAACCAGGCCATaaaggaaggaaattgaaatgaaaattggttttaaggaaaggaaatgatgcctgtctcacaattctcactGGACACCCCTGCTGGACACCCCTGCCTACCATAGGGGAAGggaaatcccttcccttatggcgtggttcaggtgtccaccaagatgtgccatttttcgctcatggccagacgacaacaccagcttttctgcgacaggaGCTCCTCAACTCTGTTGCGTTAAAATATGTAGACTATAttgcaacgaggtttcactgatGCAGTCAAGTAGAGTTTAAACAATGAGCCCCTGAAAGTATTGGCAATCTGATTAAACGGGCTGCCACCAACAATTCTGTGGACAGCTCTAGAGACATGAGAAGGAAGAGCATCTGCCTGCTGCACTATGACATAGCTATGGTAACAATGGACAGCTGATAGGGTAGCAGCCCACACACCAACCTTATCTTTGTTTAGACTGCTGCTAGCATCGTATTAATGTGCCAAGCTCAGTCCCAAAAAAGAAACTGCTCATGCTAGGCACCCTTCAACACCATGTATGCTCATCATAAGTTGTACAAATGCTTTCACCTCCACCCACAATCAGGGCAGTTATATAGAAAGGGCTGTTAGATGAAAAGAACACCAGCTAGAATTCCCGTTTTTGTGCCACAATTCACACCAATGCTGTACAATGTGTGGAGCTTTAAGTGGTTAAGCCAACGAAGATTCAGCTCAATGGGTGAACAGCAACAGAGGGTTTCCCCACCCTACAAAGCGTCAAAGAAAGAGACAGGTAGGTCCACCTCCAACCAGGGCTTACCTCATCTTCGACCTTCGGCTTGTGGACAATGCCCGTCTTTAGAACTTTGCCACCCCTTCTTTTACCCACCTAAAAGAGGTAAGGACTAGGACATTAGTCACATGCGGATCAAGATCGATGCCACACCGTTTCTCCATGCTTTAAGAGCAGCTTTCTTCATGTGCTTGCTTAGCATTACACACATTGCAACGACAACAGTTGCTACTGTTCAGAAACAGTCCGTGACATGCACAATAAAAGCAGGCAAGGCTCTCAATACGCGATTTCACTTCTCAATGCCAGTGTAAACTTCACAGATTTGCAGCAAAAGGATATTAAAAGTGGCTTCACTAGCTACAGATGTTGCACTTAACGACTGCTATGCCGATTATGTCTATATGCAGCCATGTACTTCAAATAGTCACACCTACTGCCAGATTTACAAGTTCTtgcacagacacagacacacacacatcgTATATTTTCAAGCGGCAGTTCACTCGCTCGTAATCTGCGATATCGACTGAACGACGCGTGTCGTTTATTGCAATACATGCACccggacacattttttttttttttgcccccctGAGTGACTTGAGAGGCACTAGCGACAAACCGACAAGGCTCCTGTAGGCATAGCTTTACGCAAAGCACACGATTCCTTCTACGAAGCTGGCAACAGCCAGCTAAAGTGCTCTCGGTCGTGAGTGTATCTTACGAATGGGAGTGCCCGTTTCCTTGCCGCAGCAGCTGCGTCTGGTTCCGTGGACTCGGTCTTCTCACTGCTGGCTGGAGTAACGGTGCTGTTGGCTTGAGGGACAGCGAACTCGCTCAGCGACTGGGACTGCGATTCTTGAGTggcagcttgctgcttgcaggCTTCCTGCATTTGCTTGAACCTCTCGAGAAAGCCGCCATCATTGGCAAACGCGTTAAGCGAATTAGAATTAGACCCGCTGTCACTCTGTCCCgtactgctgttgctgctgctactgtcgTCATTCTCCGCGTCTCGCGCATTCTGCGAAGGCCGAGGCTTGTCCGCCATTTTCGCAATGCAACGCAACTGAGCGTGTCTTGGCTTGGCTTTGCGACTCTCGCTTTAAATTTTGCACACTATCGCGTTAGTGAAAATAAAAAATACCTTTTTTGACTATTTTTCTGCTTTTGTACACTAAAGTATTGTAAATTTGAGAAGTTTTAAGCGATAACGTTTATTTTGACTGGATCGTAAATTTGTGTTGACGTTTGACGTCATCGTCACAGAAGTGCGCGTGTTCGAATATCGTGTAATGTATCGTGTCAAGCAGGAAGTGGTCAAGCGCGATCCTGTCATTCATGGTTTCTTCGGATCTGTGAGTCCGCGTTAGTTGCGGGCACGTACCTACATAGTTTTTCTCGCATACCTGCGTCATTTAGCAGAGTTCGTCCGGACCTCCATATTTTGTCTCGTGTAAGTTGCTACCGTCGCCGTGGTAGCCGCGACTTGTACAGACTTTCTGCACGGTTCCGCATCACAAGTGCCCGCACAAGTTTACGGAACACGGGAACCACGAAAAAGCTCAATTTTTACGCGGCCTGGCATTGCGGGCCACAGTGAGCAGACCGCTCAGC containing:
- the LOC144111435 gene encoding uncharacterized protein LOC144111435; this encodes MADKPRPSQNARDAENDDSSSSNSSTGQSDSGSNSNSLNAFANDGGFLERFKQMQEACKQQAATQESQSQSLSEFAVPQANSTVTPASSEKTESTEPDAAAAARKRALPFVGKRRGGKVLKTGIVHKPKVEDEEELPKDAWSRYLAEVRKYRERSCDDEEKTRPLVK